In Thermosynechococcus sichuanensis E542, a single genomic region encodes these proteins:
- a CDS encoding efflux RND transporter permease subunit, which produces MISDFFIKRPVFATVCSLLIILVGTIALPTLPIEYYPNVTPPTIQVSANYAGANAETVETNVTTILETQINGVEGMDYIDSTSDSFGNSNITITFTEGYDENIAAVDVNNLVASVTSQLPPEVINTGVNVSKSTNQIVLALALYPEEGYNYDATFISNYATLYVVQPLQRLNGVGKVQVFGQRTYAMRIWLDPNRLASRGLTAQDVVRALSDQNVQVGAGIIGAPPAPEGQEFQISIQAQSRLASEEEFADIIIQRGDDGSVIRIRDVGRTELGAQNYSTNFQFDGRDAVGIGIYQLSGANALDIARAVEAEMAILAEKFPPGLKWSVGFSTTDAVQESIKEVVITLIVAIILVIAVIFLFLQDWRATIIPSVTIPVSLVGTFAFMKAFDFSINSLTMFGLVLATGLVVDDAIVVVENVTRLMEEEGMTPQEAASRSMEEVTGALIATSLVMMAVFIPVAFFPGVTGRLYQQFALTIVFAIALSTFNALTLSPPLCALLLRRERPPMANFILFRWINRFIDAMRRGYERNLNVVVRLKYWVLAGFVALLGVTYGLFQIVPGGFVPQEDQGYFVTLVQSPQGVSLEYTSNIVFKAADAIAQNPAVEHTFAIGGFSFFGTGSDKGIIFTSLKPWSQRPTLDQLLPQFQKAVVGELGAVVFSSNVPTINLGGSGLGGFDMQVMDQQSLGLAALANSVNELILKANATPGLVSVNTPFAINAPQLNVTVDRTRALALGIPLKDIFNAMQIYLGSLYVNQFTIFARSYQVIVQADKQFRSNPDDINRIYVRSEQNALIPLSNLVTIEQVSAPPIIYHHNLFRSAQVTGQNVPPLSDSQAMMTMASLAQEVLPNGIGYSWTGLSLESIRSAGQAPLIFGLGLVFVFLVLSAQYESYIDPLIIILSVPLAIMGALLAQWLRGLSNDVFCQIGLVMLIGLASKNAILIVEFANQIRESKGTSIVKSVINAAEERLRPILMTAISFILGIFPLVIATGAGAKSRHSLGTSVTGGMLAATFLSFFVVPIIYILIKELVARLTKEKLEKATPTES; this is translated from the coding sequence ATGATTAGCGATTTTTTTATTAAGCGCCCCGTTTTTGCAACCGTTTGTTCGCTACTGATTATTCTAGTGGGGACGATCGCGCTGCCAACGCTGCCCATTGAGTACTACCCTAACGTTACACCGCCAACAATTCAGGTGTCTGCCAACTATGCAGGTGCCAATGCTGAAACCGTTGAAACGAATGTCACCACGATCCTAGAAACGCAAATTAATGGTGTGGAGGGGATGGATTATATTGACTCCACCAGTGACAGCTTTGGCAACAGCAATATCACGATCACCTTTACTGAGGGCTACGACGAAAACATTGCTGCGGTGGATGTGAATAACTTAGTGGCATCAGTCACTTCCCAACTGCCACCAGAGGTCATTAACACTGGGGTGAATGTCAGCAAATCCACAAATCAGATTGTTTTGGCCTTAGCCCTGTACCCAGAGGAGGGATACAACTACGACGCCACATTCATCAGTAACTACGCGACCCTCTACGTGGTGCAACCCCTGCAACGTCTGAACGGGGTAGGGAAAGTTCAGGTCTTTGGTCAACGCACCTATGCCATGCGGATTTGGCTTGATCCCAATCGCTTAGCCAGTCGCGGTCTTACGGCTCAGGATGTGGTGCGTGCCCTCTCCGATCAAAACGTCCAGGTGGGGGCCGGGATTATTGGTGCCCCCCCAGCACCAGAGGGACAGGAGTTTCAAATTTCGATTCAAGCCCAAAGTCGCTTGGCCTCAGAAGAAGAGTTTGCCGACATTATTATTCAGCGCGGCGATGACGGTTCTGTGATTCGCATTCGCGATGTCGGGCGCACCGAGCTAGGGGCACAAAATTACAGCACTAACTTTCAGTTTGATGGCCGTGACGCGGTTGGGATTGGTATCTATCAACTCAGTGGTGCCAATGCCCTCGACATTGCCCGTGCTGTCGAAGCGGAGATGGCTATTTTAGCGGAGAAATTTCCCCCCGGCCTGAAATGGAGTGTGGGATTTAGCACCACCGATGCGGTGCAGGAGTCGATTAAAGAGGTGGTCATTACGCTGATTGTGGCCATCATCCTTGTGATTGCAGTGATCTTTTTATTCCTTCAGGATTGGCGTGCCACGATTATTCCGTCGGTAACGATCCCCGTTTCGTTGGTGGGCACCTTTGCCTTCATGAAGGCTTTTGACTTCTCAATCAATAGCTTGACCATGTTTGGTCTGGTGCTGGCCACGGGGCTGGTGGTAGATGATGCCATTGTGGTCGTGGAAAATGTCACCCGTCTCATGGAAGAGGAGGGCATGACCCCCCAAGAAGCCGCCAGCCGCTCGATGGAGGAAGTGACAGGGGCATTGATTGCCACCTCGTTGGTGATGATGGCGGTCTTTATCCCTGTGGCCTTTTTTCCCGGGGTCACTGGGCGGCTGTATCAGCAGTTTGCTTTGACAATCGTCTTTGCGATCGCCCTTTCTACGTTTAATGCTTTAACCCTCTCTCCCCCTTTGTGTGCCCTGCTCCTGCGGCGGGAACGCCCCCCGATGGCGAACTTTATCTTGTTTCGCTGGATTAACCGCTTTATTGACGCGATGCGGCGGGGTTATGAACGCAACCTGAATGTGGTCGTGCGCCTAAAATACTGGGTGCTGGCGGGCTTTGTGGCACTGCTGGGGGTGACCTACGGGCTATTTCAGATTGTCCCCGGTGGCTTTGTCCCCCAAGAGGATCAGGGCTATTTTGTTACCCTCGTACAATCGCCCCAAGGGGTTTCCCTAGAATACACGAGTAATATTGTCTTCAAAGCAGCGGACGCGATCGCCCAAAATCCAGCGGTCGAACATACCTTTGCCATTGGCGGTTTTAGCTTCTTCGGCACAGGTTCAGACAAGGGAATTATCTTTACGAGTCTCAAGCCTTGGTCACAGCGGCCAACCCTTGATCAATTGCTGCCCCAGTTTCAGAAGGCCGTCGTGGGTGAACTCGGAGCAGTGGTGTTTTCATCCAATGTGCCGACCATTAACCTTGGTGGCAGTGGCCTTGGCGGCTTTGATATGCAGGTGATGGATCAGCAGAGTCTCGGCCTTGCAGCGCTTGCGAATTCGGTTAACGAGTTGATCCTAAAAGCCAATGCAACCCCCGGCTTGGTGTCAGTGAATACCCCCTTTGCCATTAACGCTCCTCAACTGAATGTGACCGTCGATCGCACCCGCGCCCTCGCCTTGGGGATTCCCCTCAAGGACATTTTTAATGCCATGCAGATTTACTTGGGGTCGTTATACGTTAACCAATTCACAATCTTTGCCCGCAGTTACCAAGTAATTGTGCAGGCGGATAAGCAATTTCGCTCGAATCCCGATGACATCAACCGCATCTATGTGCGCTCAGAGCAAAATGCCCTCATTCCCCTCAGCAACCTCGTAACCATTGAACAGGTCTCGGCACCGCCGATTATTTATCACCATAACTTGTTCCGTTCAGCGCAGGTGACTGGTCAAAATGTGCCACCCCTCAGTGATAGTCAAGCAATGATGACAATGGCATCCTTAGCTCAGGAGGTGCTCCCCAATGGCATCGGCTATAGCTGGACGGGGTTATCCCTAGAGTCCATCCGCTCCGCAGGCCAAGCACCCCTCATTTTTGGCCTTGGTCTCGTGTTTGTGTTCCTCGTGCTCTCGGCGCAGTACGAAAGCTATATTGACCCCTTGATCATTATTCTTTCGGTGCCTTTGGCGATCATGGGCGCTTTGCTGGCTCAGTGGTTGCGGGGGCTGAGTAATGACGTATTTTGCCAAATTGGTTTGGTAATGCTGATTGGTCTTGCCAGTAAGAATGCGATTCTGATTGTGGAATTTGCCAACCAAATTCGTGAAAGCAAGGGCACGTCCATTGTCAAGTCGGTGATCAATGCCGCCGAGGAACGGCTGCGCCCCATTTTGATGACGGCCATCTCCTTTATTCTGGGCATCTTCCCGCTGGTCATTGCTACGGGTGCTGGGGCAAAATCCCGTCACTCCTTGGGAACGAGTGTCACCGGCGGCATGCTTGCGGCCACATTTCTCAGTTTCTTTGTGGTGCCGATCATTTACATCCTCATCAAGGAACTGGTGGCACGGCTGACCAAGGAGAAGCTCGAGAAAGCAACCCCAACGGAATCTTAA
- a CDS encoding DNA gyrase/topoisomerase IV subunit A — translation MPKQLDLLTSGQVISTPLHSEMQRSYLEYAMSVIVGRALPDVRDGLKPVHRRILYAMYELGLTPDRPFRKCARVVGDVLGKYHPHGDQAVYEALVRLVQPFSSRYPLLAGHGNFGSIDDDPPAAMRYTETRLAAIAHRTLLENISDAIVDFVPNFDSSQEEPLVLPAQLPILLLNGSTGIAVGMATNIPPHNLGEVVDALIALIDRPHLSLEELLTHLPGPDFPTGGVIVDGAELRRAYATGRGTITLRGVATLEDIQPGRGRHRRQAIVVRELPYQVNKAAWIEKVADLVNQGRLEGIADLRDESDREGLRVVIELKRDVSAGQLLEQLYRLTPLQVTYGINLMALVGNQPRQLSLKEILSEFLQFREQTLLRQYRHDLETAQARQHVVTGLLIGLNAVDQVIEILRSAVDGSTAQQELMTRLGLSDRQASALIAMPLRRLTQQERQALEREQAELQARIAQLETLISQRPERLKALKKELRQLKKAFADPRRTQLLTAAPPPPTAVETNGRDDTPLWVEVNHRGYGRCLSQRSRGNIQWQTWLPWSEPLPLAFSVQARDRLWVFTESGKVYPLPVERLPVTSRREGDRGQPLLTLLPESAQGETLLTVLPSQPTVEKLILLTRQGRIKVIPISDLQDLSGRGLQLTKLKAGDALGWVLPADADHLVLATSRGRLFHFFIPDIPVLGRLNQGQAAVRLSGQETLVGAIALAELENVILITASGLGKQLPLPLIAVVPLGHLGQLAMPLRQKSDRLAGIGRSGSSLALVTTQERAWITNGEEIPILNKEAVGVAIAPLDAGEQIQTVVPLT, via the coding sequence ATGCCCAAACAACTGGATTTGCTGACCTCTGGACAGGTGATTTCGACACCGCTGCACAGTGAAATGCAACGCTCCTATCTGGAGTACGCCATGAGTGTGATTGTGGGGCGGGCACTACCAGATGTGCGGGATGGGCTAAAACCAGTGCATCGGCGGATTCTCTATGCCATGTATGAGTTGGGGCTGACGCCCGATCGCCCCTTTCGCAAGTGTGCACGGGTGGTGGGGGATGTGCTGGGGAAATATCACCCCCACGGGGATCAAGCGGTCTATGAAGCACTGGTGCGCTTGGTGCAGCCCTTTAGCAGTCGCTATCCCCTCTTGGCCGGGCATGGCAATTTTGGCTCTATTGATGATGATCCCCCGGCGGCGATGCGCTATACGGAAACGCGCTTGGCAGCGATCGCCCACCGCACACTCCTAGAGAATATCAGCGACGCCATTGTGGATTTTGTCCCCAACTTTGACAGTTCCCAAGAGGAGCCATTGGTGCTGCCGGCACAACTGCCGATTTTGCTGTTGAATGGCTCGACGGGAATTGCCGTGGGCATGGCGACAAATATCCCACCCCACAATCTAGGGGAAGTGGTGGATGCCCTGATTGCGCTCATTGATCGCCCCCATCTTTCCTTAGAGGAACTGCTCACCCACCTGCCGGGACCTGACTTTCCCACGGGGGGTGTGATTGTGGATGGGGCAGAATTGCGGCGCGCCTACGCCACGGGTCGAGGCACGATTACACTGCGGGGGGTGGCTACCCTTGAGGATATTCAGCCCGGACGCGGCCGTCACCGCCGCCAAGCAATTGTGGTGAGGGAGCTACCCTATCAGGTGAATAAGGCGGCATGGATTGAGAAGGTGGCGGATTTGGTAAATCAAGGTCGCCTTGAGGGGATTGCCGATCTGCGGGATGAGAGCGATCGCGAGGGGCTGCGGGTGGTCATTGAACTGAAGCGGGATGTCTCAGCAGGGCAACTGTTGGAGCAGCTCTACCGCTTAACGCCACTGCAAGTCACCTATGGTATTAACTTGATGGCACTGGTGGGCAATCAACCCCGCCAGCTCTCCCTCAAAGAAATTCTCAGTGAGTTTCTCCAGTTCCGTGAACAGACCCTGCTACGGCAGTATCGCCATGATCTCGAAACGGCTCAAGCCCGCCAGCATGTGGTGACGGGACTTCTCATCGGTCTCAATGCCGTGGATCAGGTGATTGAAATTTTGCGATCGGCAGTGGATGGCAGTACTGCCCAGCAAGAATTGATGACCCGCTTGGGTTTGAGCGATCGCCAAGCCAGTGCCCTGATTGCGATGCCCCTACGCCGTCTCACCCAACAGGAGCGCCAAGCATTGGAACGGGAACAGGCGGAGCTACAAGCGCGAATTGCCCAATTGGAAACCCTGATTAGCCAGCGTCCTGAGCGCCTCAAGGCACTGAAAAAAGAATTGCGTCAGTTAAAGAAAGCGTTTGCTGATCCCCGCCGCACCCAACTGCTCACGGCAGCACCGCCGCCCCCCACAGCGGTGGAGACCAATGGTCGTGACGATACGCCCCTCTGGGTCGAAGTGAATCATCGTGGTTACGGGCGCTGTTTGTCCCAGCGCAGTCGGGGGAATATCCAATGGCAAACGTGGCTACCCTGGTCAGAGCCATTGCCCTTGGCCTTCTCGGTACAGGCTAGGGATCGCCTGTGGGTGTTTACCGAAAGTGGCAAAGTCTATCCCCTGCCCGTAGAGCGATTACCCGTTACTAGCCGCCGTGAGGGCGATCGCGGTCAACCCCTACTGACCCTCTTGCCGGAGTCAGCCCAAGGGGAAACTCTCCTCACTGTCCTCCCCAGTCAACCCACAGTAGAGAAGCTCATCCTCCTGACGCGCCAAGGCCGCATAAAGGTCATTCCCATCTCAGACCTCCAAGACCTGAGCGGGCGTGGCCTCCAACTCACGAAACTCAAGGCGGGGGATGCCCTTGGTTGGGTACTACCTGCGGACGCGGATCATTTGGTGTTAGCCACCTCGCGGGGGCGGCTCTTTCACTTTTTCATCCCTGATATTCCAGTTTTGGGACGGCTAAATCAAGGCCAAGCGGCGGTGCGCCTCAGTGGGCAAGAAACCTTGGTGGGGGCGATCGCCCTTGCGGAACTAGAGAATGTTATCCTCATTACTGCCTCAGGCCTTGGCAAGCAACTGCCCCTACCCCTGATTGCAGTCGTACCCCTTGGTCATTTAGGCCAGTTGGCGATGCCCTTGCGGCAAAAATCGGATCGCTTGGCGGGCATTGGCCGTAGCGGTAGCTCCTTGGCACTAGTGACCACCCAAGAACGGGCATGGATCACCAACGGCGAAGAGATCCCCATCCTCAATAAAGAGGCGGTGGGGGTGGCGATCGCTCCCCTTGATGCGGGGGAACAGATTCAGACGGTGGTGCCGTTGACCTAA
- the tilS gene encoding tRNA lysidine(34) synthetase TilS, translated as MWGIDHARLHTTLKTQQWLPVGSRILIALSGGQDSVCLTRLLLDLQPHWQWFLTAVHCDHRWRADSAANANFVQVLAQQWHLPCEVVSAPEVPKTEAAARAWRYQVFETVAKALNCTHVVTAHTQSDRAESLLLHLLRGTSPDGLATLLPMRSLGSVQLVRPLLGMTRAETAAFCQTYGLPIWQDETNQNLDYRRNRLRLELIPYLQQHFNPNVEAVLAQTAELLASDRAYFEAEVDRLAPTVIREHPPALDRLRLRELPLALQRRLIQRFLRQHLKRGIDFSLIEAVRLLIAAGNGSQTSTLPGGCHLRVCGQWLEWVRSTAPPSESVPPHQGERSPPPPPLY; from the coding sequence GTGTGGGGCATTGACCACGCCCGCCTGCATACCACCTTAAAAACCCAACAATGGCTCCCTGTGGGGTCACGCATTCTCATTGCTCTATCGGGGGGGCAGGACTCGGTTTGCTTGACTCGCCTGCTGCTGGATCTCCAGCCCCACTGGCAGTGGTTTTTGACGGCTGTCCATTGTGATCACCGCTGGCGCGCCGATAGTGCTGCCAATGCAAATTTTGTCCAAGTCCTAGCGCAGCAATGGCATTTGCCCTGTGAGGTGGTGAGTGCGCCTGAGGTACCCAAAACAGAAGCAGCAGCGCGGGCATGGCGCTATCAAGTGTTTGAGACCGTGGCCAAGGCCTTGAATTGCACCCATGTGGTGACCGCCCACACCCAGAGCGATCGCGCCGAAAGTCTCCTACTGCATCTCTTGCGCGGTACCAGCCCCGACGGCCTAGCCACTCTTTTGCCCATGCGCTCCCTAGGGTCAGTTCAATTAGTCCGCCCCCTCTTGGGGATGACGCGAGCGGAAACGGCTGCCTTTTGCCAAACCTACGGATTACCTATCTGGCAGGATGAAACCAACCAGAACTTGGACTATCGCCGCAATCGGCTGCGTTTGGAGTTAATCCCCTATCTGCAACAGCACTTTAATCCAAATGTGGAAGCAGTACTTGCCCAAACCGCTGAACTGCTGGCCAGCGATCGCGCCTATTTCGAGGCTGAGGTGGATCGTCTTGCCCCCACCGTGATCCGCGAGCATCCCCCTGCCTTGGATCGGCTACGCCTACGGGAATTGCCCCTTGCGCTACAACGCCGCTTGATCCAGCGATTTCTGCGTCAGCACCTGAAACGGGGCATTGATTTCAGCCTGATTGAAGCGGTGCGTCTCCTGATCGCGGCAGGCAATGGCAGCCAAACCTCAACACTGCCGGGGGGGTGCCACCTGCGGGTCTGTGGTCAGTGGCTTGAATGGGTTAGGTCAACGGCACCACCGTCTGAATCTGTTCCCCCGCATCAAGGGGAGCGATCGCCACCCCCACCGCCTCTTTATTGA
- the ccsB gene encoding c-type cytochrome biogenesis protein CcsB — protein sequence MDLLTLEGWLDNTAFAVLFTTMLLYWCGAAFPQWPVLTAAGRTGMAIANLCITGLLAARWIEGGYFPISNLYESLFFLCWGLTAMHFVAESVSGQRLVGVVTAPVAMGITAFAALCLPPEMQQSAPLVPALKSNWLMMHVSVMMLSYATLMVGSLLAIAFLVVTWGKPVSLKGSSVGTGSFRSRTPEPSLESSTGGGATTVLTQPTLQLSLQRLTLAETLDNLSYRMIGLGFPLLTIGIISGAVWANEAWGAPWSWDPKETWALIVWLVYAAYLHARITRDWQGRKPAILATVGFGVVWVCYLGVNLLGKGLHSYGWFF from the coding sequence ATGGATTTATTGACCCTAGAAGGTTGGCTTGATAACACTGCCTTTGCGGTGCTTTTTACCACCATGTTGCTCTACTGGTGTGGGGCAGCGTTTCCCCAATGGCCGGTTTTGACGGCGGCGGGTCGCACGGGGATGGCGATCGCCAACCTCTGTATTACTGGTCTGCTGGCGGCGCGCTGGATTGAGGGGGGCTACTTCCCCATCAGCAATCTCTACGAATCCCTTTTTTTCCTCTGCTGGGGGCTGACCGCCATGCACTTTGTTGCCGAGTCCGTTAGTGGCCAGCGCCTTGTGGGTGTTGTGACGGCACCCGTTGCCATGGGAATTACCGCCTTTGCCGCCCTCTGCCTGCCTCCGGAAATGCAACAGTCAGCGCCTCTGGTGCCTGCCCTGAAGTCCAATTGGTTAATGATGCACGTCAGTGTGATGATGCTCAGCTATGCCACCTTGATGGTGGGGTCACTGCTGGCGATCGCCTTCCTAGTGGTGACATGGGGTAAACCCGTCAGCCTCAAGGGCAGCTCGGTGGGGACAGGCAGCTTCCGCAGTCGCACACCAGAACCCTCCTTAGAATCCTCGACCGGCGGCGGTGCCACCACGGTACTCACCCAACCCACCCTGCAACTGAGCCTGCAACGCCTAACCCTAGCCGAGACTCTGGATAATTTGAGCTACCGCATGATTGGTTTAGGCTTTCCGCTGCTGACAATTGGCATTATCTCTGGTGCCGTGTGGGCAAACGAAGCATGGGGTGCGCCTTGGAGTTGGGATCCCAAGGAAACTTGGGCACTCATTGTCTGGCTGGTGTATGCTGCCTATCTCCATGCCCGCATTACCCGCGATTGGCAGGGGCGCAAACCCGCGATTCTCGCTACCGTTGGTTTTGGCGTGGTCTGGGTCTGCTATTTAGGGGTCAACCTGCTGGGGAAAGGTCTCCACTCCTACGGTTGGTTTTTCTAG
- a CDS encoding YaaW family protein translates to MNELRAALELATEEELQDLTEILFRRRLNPLDYLTTPDPIAVQAQDRQAWLDDIEERFRFLAADGLTVLKGKAQQISYRQTLMRVCRYLKIKFSPSWTVPELEMEIFLNVLQRMWKKLGDDDRKVLAAQIQDSLPELRNGHPISMETVRLILEGGAAIAISSVVRSMVLQQVARQFAVHFAGCKLSITPLISRGAAMGAAKFAVGRSVLAFASTALWVWFIADLGWRAISTNYARIIPTIFAIAQIRLLRGEQASEWAIA, encoded by the coding sequence ATGAACGAGCTACGGGCTGCGCTGGAATTGGCAACGGAGGAGGAGTTGCAAGATTTAACAGAAATTCTGTTTCGTCGTCGGCTCAACCCCTTGGACTATCTAACAACGCCGGATCCCATTGCCGTCCAAGCTCAGGATCGCCAAGCATGGCTGGATGACATTGAGGAGCGGTTTCGCTTTCTGGCAGCGGATGGCCTCACTGTTCTCAAGGGTAAAGCCCAACAAATCAGCTATCGGCAAACCCTGATGCGCGTCTGTCGCTATTTGAAAATTAAGTTTTCCCCCAGTTGGACAGTGCCCGAACTGGAAATGGAAATTTTCTTGAATGTCTTGCAGCGGATGTGGAAAAAGCTGGGGGATGACGATCGCAAGGTCTTGGCCGCCCAAATTCAAGATAGCTTGCCTGAACTGCGCAACGGCCACCCCATTTCTATGGAAACCGTACGCCTGATCCTAGAGGGGGGAGCAGCGATCGCCATCAGCTCCGTTGTCCGCTCAATGGTCCTACAGCAGGTGGCGCGGCAATTCGCGGTTCATTTTGCGGGCTGCAAACTCTCCATTACCCCCTTAATCTCACGCGGAGCAGCGATGGGAGCAGCCAAATTTGCCGTGGGGCGCAGTGTCTTGGCCTTTGCGAGTACTGCCCTGTGGGTGTGGTTTATTGCCGATTTGGGTTGGCGCGCCATTTCCACGAACTATGCACGCATTATTCCCACCATTTTTGCGATCGCCCAAATTCGTCTTTTGCGGGGTGAGCAGGCCTCTGAGTGGGCAATAGCCTAG